The following coding sequences are from one Lolium rigidum isolate FL_2022 chromosome 6, APGP_CSIRO_Lrig_0.1, whole genome shotgun sequence window:
- the LOC124662213 gene encoding transcription and mRNA export factor ENY2-like translates to MRASINRPPTPNQEEDEDEERKEVPLSEIINLKLVESGEKERLMELLRERLVECGWKDDMKALCRAYARKKGRNNVTIDDLIHVITPKGRAAVPGPVKAELLQRIRSFLMSSSLW, encoded by the exons AT GAGGGCGTCGATTAACCGGCCGCCGACGCCGAatcaggaggaggatgaggacgaggaaCGGAAGGAGGTTCCTCTTAGCGAAATCATCAACCTCAAG TTGGTAGAGAGTGGCGAGAAGGAGAGGCTGATGGAGCTTCTCCGGGAGCGGCTAGTCGAGTGTGGCTGGAAGGATGACATGAAGGCTCTCTGCAG GGCCTATGCAAGGAAGAAAGGGAGAAATAATGTAACAATAGATGATCTTATTCATGTTATTACTCCAAAAGGAAGAG CCGCGGTGCCTGGTCCAGTGAAGGCGGAGTTGCTGCAGCGCATCCGATCCTTTCTCATGTCTTCCTCGCTTTGGTAG
- the LOC124661898 gene encoding uncharacterized protein At3g27210-like, translating to MGSCASVHKDDVGTPQKLLPKEGAVDGKGGAAVGDVLVDLKRKIEEGQAGFGHSRSPDSGSKDEMFFESRGWLDSDCEDDFHSVNGDFTPSRGSTPNYQPRANTVMSNVFLPNNEQGPNEHDSKSSEPSPTGRRKLSELLQEAMQNAHEENTDTATGEPDSSKQQPQPVDAAEKPVSESSTGCSTEPTPAREARIRKERSWYTGHCCLPTFVHSMTLEEDEGRQKMGPGPVAV from the exons ATGGGTTCTTGCGCGTCGGTTCACAAGGACGACGTCGGGACGCCGCAGAAGCTGCTCCCCAAGGAGGGGGCGGTGGACGGGAAGGGCGGCGCCGCGGTCGGCGACGTCCTCGTTGATCTCAAGCGCAAGATTGAGGAGGGGCAGGCGGGGTTCGGCCACAGCAGGAGCCCCGATTCTG GTAGCAAGGACGAAATGTTCTTCGAGTCTCGAGGGTGGTTAGATTCTGACTGTGAGGATGACTTTCACAGCGTGAATGGAG ATTTCACTCCATCCCGTGGCAGCACTCCGAATTATCAACCTAGAGCAAATACTGTGATGAGCAACGTTTTTCTGCCTAACAACGAACAGGGACCCAACGAACATGACTCTAAATCATCAGAGCCTTCACCAACTGGACGAAGGAAACTATCCGAGCTCCTGCAAGAGGCGATGCAGAACGCCCACGAAGAGAACACTGACACCGCCACCGgagaaccagatagcagcaagcaGCAGCCGCAACCCGTTGACGCTGCTGAGAAGCCGGTGTCTGAGTCGAGCACAGGCTGCAGCACCGAACCGACGCCCGCCAGAGAAGCCAGGATCCGGAAGGAGAGGTCCTGGTACACCGGCCACTGCTGCCTGCCGACCTTTGTCCACAGCATGACCTTGGAAGAAGATGAGGGGAGGCAGAAGATGGGCCCTGGGCCTGTTGCTGTTTGA